The nucleotide window GAGGTGGAGCATCCAGTGGCAGGGCCCATGCGGGTGATTGCGATTCCACCGAAGATGTCCAGAACACCTCCGAAAGTTAGCCGCCCTGCGCCTCTCCTCGGTCAGCACACCGACGAGGTGTTGCGTGAGATTGGAAAATCCGAGGACGATATCAAACGGCTCCGTGAGGAGGGCAGTGCCGCCTGAACAGAATATTAGAAAGGTTAGAAGCCCGTATCGCGATACTGTGTGTTTGATAAAATAAATGAGCTAAGCAAAAAAATGCCCCCCGACTGATGCCGGAGGGCATTTTTGATGAAAAGGTTGGCTACATTTTCTTTTTCTTGGCACGGTAGACTTTATGGCAGCCGCCACAGTTCTTGCCGACATTTTTAATAGCCTTGCCAATTCTCGCCTTGTTCCCACTCTTGGAGTGGACCTGCGCAAGAACGGCTGCGCTTACGGCGAGAAACTCAGCTTTTTGCTTAAAATCACCCATGTTCTTCCAGATGTTTCCCTTGGCGCGAGTAATGCCGTCCATGGTTTTTTTCTTATAGGTCTTGCTAATTTTTCCAGCCAATTTATAAATTTTGCCGGCTGCTTTGCCCACTGCCTTGTTGTCGCCTGCTTTCGCAGCGGCTTTCATGGCTTTCATGTTTTTGCCGAGTCCACGCATTACGGCTTTGCGGGCTGTTATCTCTGGGCTTTGAAGCACCTCTACAAGAGTAGGGTTAACCTGGGTGCAGCCAGCGACAATTACTCCGCCAAGAAGAAGAATGGCGCCGCTTTTCAGGATGTTCGAATACCGCATGGCTTATTAGCTCCTTTAAACGAGAAATGAAAAATCAGGTAAATGTGACTCAGTCAAGTTTCGTCAACAGTCTTAATTACCTAAAAACCGCACCAGCTAGAATTTGAAGTAATTATAGCACAGAATTAATTGTAGTTATCCACGCAAAATTAAAGAAATTTTAGTCTAATAAAGTTCCTCTCGGTAGATTCTTTCGGTGAGAGCGTCTTCTTCCTCTAAATTCTTGCCCGGTACCTGATCCACGACAATCTTGCCCAGAGTAGGAAACGCGCTCCGATCAATTTTTGTTTCCTCATCCCAGAGTTTTGATCGGATGATTGATTTCCCGCAGTGAAAAAAAATTTCTTTCACCGTGATGAGTAGTCCCGCTTCGGGGGGCTTGCCATTTACCGACAATGGCGCTAGCAGCGCCTCGTCTGTTGTAATGTGCGCCTCGCCGTTTACTCGAAGTGTTTCCTCGACACCAGGGACGAAGAATATTATCCCCAC belongs to Nitrospinaceae bacterium and includes:
- a CDS encoding cytochrome c, which produces MRYSNILKSGAILLLGGVIVAGCTQVNPTLVEVLQSPEITARKAVMRGLGKNMKAMKAAAKAGDNKAVGKAAGKIYKLAGKISKTYKKKTMDGITRAKGNIWKNMGDFKQKAEFLAVSAAVLAQVHSKSGNKARIGKAIKNVGKNCGGCHKVYRAKKKKM
- a CDS encoding pyridoxamine 5'-phosphate oxidase family protein — its product is MPDDQIRTKEDLRDFFGEPVPRTVQRQLDHLDNHCRHFISLSPFLVIATYSPDGADASPKGDPAGFVKVVDDNTLLIPDRRGNRRVDSMMNILDNPGVGIIFFVPGVEETLRVNGEAHITTDEALLAPLSVNGKPPEAGLLITVKEIFFHCGKSIIRSKLWDEETKIDRSAFPTLGKIVVDQVPGKNLEEEDALTERIYREELY